From the Bacillus sp. (in: firmicutes) genome, the window TGATTACCCATATCATCACCGTTGGTCACCTACCAATTTGCCCATAGTTATCCCCAATAACGTACTTATCGCTCCAACAATCAAAGTACTAAATATATATATCCATAAAGACATAGGCACATCTTGTAATTGAAAAATATCCCCCATAAAAGTAGACATAGTGGTTAATCCTCCACAAAATCCCGTACTTAACAATAATTGTCCTTCTTTCGTGATCGTTTTCATATTGGCAAACGAATAGAACATTCCTATAAGAAAACATCCGATGATATTTGCCAAAAACGTTCCCAGTGGAAAATTCATGGCGAACCATGTGGATAGACCATATCTTAGTGCCGCCCCAAGCGCTCCACCAAGAGCTACAAGTATTACGTTTTTTAACATCATATTCTTCCTTTCACAAAGCCAATTCTTTTTTAGGCCTTTTTACTAACTCTATTTTAGGACTAGCGCGTATTCATGACAAACACATATGATGTAACAAGTATGGCCCCTCATTCTTTTCGATTTGAAAGGAGGTCAATTCAAATGTATCCTTACTACTTACCGACTTATCACCGTCAATACGACCAACGTTTTTTTGGTTTCGGTTTTTTACCTTTCGTAGCAGGTGGGCTAGTAGGTGGGCTAGCAGGTTTGGCCATAAGCCCATTCCTCTTTAACCGTCCGTGTTGCCCACCATTTTACTACCCACCTTATGGACCTTACCAATCCTATCCACCATATCCGACTCCATATGGATATGGTGGAAACCTACCATATCCATCCCCTTATGGATTTGGAGGAGGAGGTCCAGAGAATATTAACTTTTTTACGAATCAAAATTAGCACTTCTTTCAGGAGGTGCTTTTCTTTCTTTTTTGTGTCACTGAATTTTTCATTATTTAAAAATAGACTGAACCTTCCAAAATAACTTTAAAAGGGTTATAATGAAAAATAATAGGGAAATATCACTTCCTTTAGAAATTTCTCCTGCTTTCTTTATACGAATTATTTCAACCAAAGTAACAATAATTTATGTAGAAAGGAGTTAGTATGTTGAGACACAGCAAGATACAATCTTCACTACGCCCTACCATCCAAAACCTCTCACAAGCAATCTTCACTGTCAATCGCCATGCAAAAACAGCGACCAATCCCAAATATTTATATACGTTAAAAAAAGAAGCCATCCTTAAAATGATACGCGAAGGAAAAGCGAAAAAAGTTGGACTCCATTTTTCTTCGAATACAAAATTTTGTCAACAACATTCGGACGTGCTCGTTTCTTGTGGAGATTATACATTTCATATTCCACCCTCTAAAGAGGATTTTGAACAACTCCCCCATCTAGGAAAACTCGATACCTCTAAGAGAAACCCTAAGTGTCGAATGCCATTGGCACAAGCAAAAAAATTGTTGCAAGCATATACAGGATTAAAGGAACCAAATGAGAAAAAACAAATGAGAAACCCTTCTTATCAAAAGCCTGTCTTTAAAAGGTTAGGAGAAAGTTTCTTCTAAAATCAAACGGACTGTACAAACAACAAACTGCCGTATTCGTACGGCAGTTTATTTTGATTTGGTATAGCTTTTATAAAATATGCTGATCAATTTTTATGATAAGTTCACCAATTTCTGGTTTACTTACTTGCTCATCTGCCCCTACAACGTCCCCTTTATGCCGCAAATCATCCGTAATGAGCGAGGAGAATAAAATAACCGGCAACTGTTTTAAATGATCAGAAGTTTTTATTTTCTTTGTTAAATGATGACCGTCCATTTGTGGCATTTCAATATCAGAAATCACTAAATGGACTTCCTCGTAAAGCGTTTTCCCTTCCTGCACAATCGATTGTAAATAGTCATAAGCATCTTTACCATTTTCAAAAAATTGAATGTTGGTATATCCGGCTTCTGTTAATGTATCATAAAGGAGCTTCCGCAGAAGTGGTGAATCCTCTGCTACAACGATTTTCTTATCTGAACGCTCCCGTTTTCCAAGTTTTTTCACTTCCTCTACTCGAATACCCGAATCCGGATGAATTTCAACCATAATTTTTTCATAATCCAGCAATAAAATCATTTTGCCATGATGTTTGATGACCCCAATGACATACGTATTTTGGCCTTGATACATTCCGTTTGGTTTCTCAATTTGTTCCCAAGAAATCCGATGAATTTGAGTGACGTTATGAACATGAAAGACTACTTTCTGCTTATTAAATTCAGCCACAATAAACTTTTCTAGAGCTGACGATTCCGAAGGTTGTTGATTAAGTACTTTTCCTAAATCAATAACAGGCAACACTTCACCACGAAGCTGAATAATTCCTTCAACATATGGATGGGAATGCGGAATAATAGTCAAAGGTACTGGTTGAATGATTTCTTTTACTTTAATGACGTTAATACCAAATGCATTTCCGAAAACTTCAAACTCTACAATTTCTAATTCGTTCGTACCGCTTTCTAGCAAAATCCCTTGATTATGATTCATTTACGTCTTCCTTCCTGAATGTAATCTTTCAGAATAAATATACCATGATATATTGGTGAATTTTCACAAAAACAAAAAATTAATACAAAATTCACAATAAGTGAAACATTATTCGGTTGCTTCCCTTTTCACAAAGCGGTGGACCCATAATCCTATAAGAGCCATAATTAAAAGGGAACTTAAAGCAAGGCGACTCGCTATATTGCCATACGAAGCAAAAACAAGCGTAATACTTCCATAAATAAGAGGACCGATAATGGCTGAAATTTTTCCAGAAAAAGCGAATAACCCGAAGAATTGTCCGCGCTTTTCCTCTGGAGTCAATTCAACAATGAGCGCTCGTGATGTTACCCACATCGCTCCAAGTGCTACTCCAAACAAACTTCCCGCCACCCAAAACTGCCACTCAGCCGTAGAGATCGTACCCATGATTAGTGCAATAACTAGTAATAATCCGACATAGTGAACGCTGCGATACGGTCCCTTTTTACTAGAAATAATACCAAATAGAAATGAACCGATAATACTAGACACTGTTGAAAAGAGATAGAGCAAAATAAATTGCCCTGACGAAAACCCTACAATCGTTTTAGCATAGATGGCCATCATCGCAATCGTGGTGGCTATCGCATCATTCAAGAAAAAATAAGCAACCATAAAGGTAAAAATCGAACGATATTGTTTCATCTCTTTAAACGTAACAACGATTTCTTTATATCCAGCAAAAAACGAAAATGGTTTCGGTTTGATGGAAGCATTTTGCTCTTTGACAAAGAAAAAGAGGGGTAGCGCAAACAGAAAAAATAAAAGAGCAGAAGGAATAAAAGCTCGATGATAATCCTCATTTCCTACGTACAAATAAACGGTAAGTCCAACCAGTGTTCCAACGTATCCAACGGCAACACCAAATCCAGAAACAAGCGAAATATTTTTCCCTTGGCCAACATCACTAATCATTGAGTCGTAAAACACAAGGCTGGAGTGATAGAAAAATTTCGCAATAATAAATAATAGGACGACAAAAAGAAGATGAAGGGGTACTTGAAGAAATGTGTTTTCAGTTGGAAAACGGGCAATAATTCCCATTAACACCGTAGCTATGACAGTAATAAGGGTAAAGGTGACAATATACTTTTTCTTTTGTGCTTTTCGATCGATAAGGACACCGTATAGGGGAGTAAATACTACAAGAAGGAAACTGGCGATGGCGTTCGCGTAAGAAATAAACGTACTAGCAATTTGATTCAACACTTCGTTACTACCAACGACTTCTTGTAAGTAGAATGGAAAAAAAATCGTAATAATATTTGATGAAAAAATAGTGTTTGCAAAATCGTATAGCGCCCACGAAATAATGGGGAGAGTAAATATCATTTTTAAAGAGTTTGACAGTTTCTTTTCCTTAGCCAGCTCCACCTTCATTTCACATTCCACCTTTATACATATTTTTTTCGACTGGCA encodes:
- a CDS encoding CrcB family protein; this encodes MLKNVILVALGGALGAALRYGLSTWFAMNFPLGTFLANIIGCFLIGMFYSFANMKTITKEGQLLLSTGFCGGLTTMSTFMGDIFQLQDVPMSLWIYIFSTLIVGAISTLLGITMGKLVGDQR
- a CDS encoding chemotaxis protein CheV — encoded protein: MNHNQGILLESGTNELEIVEFEVFGNAFGINVIKVKEIIQPVPLTIIPHSHPYVEGIIQLRGEVLPVIDLGKVLNQQPSESSALEKFIVAEFNKQKVVFHVHNVTQIHRISWEQIEKPNGMYQGQNTYVIGVIKHHGKMILLLDYEKIMVEIHPDSGIRVEEVKKLGKRERSDKKIVVAEDSPLLRKLLYDTLTEAGYTNIQFFENGKDAYDYLQSIVQEGKTLYEEVHLVISDIEMPQMDGHHLTKKIKTSDHLKQLPVILFSSLITDDLRHKGDVVGADEQVSKPEIGELIIKIDQHIL
- a CDS encoding MFS transporter — encoded protein: MKVELAKEKKLSNSLKMIFTLPIISWALYDFANTIFSSNIITIFFPFYLQEVVGSNEVLNQIASTFISYANAIASFLLVVFTPLYGVLIDRKAQKKKYIVTFTLITVIATVLMGIIARFPTENTFLQVPLHLLFVVLLFIIAKFFYHSSLVFYDSMISDVGQGKNISLVSGFGVAVGYVGTLVGLTVYLYVGNEDYHRAFIPSALLFFLFALPLFFFVKEQNASIKPKPFSFFAGYKEIVVTFKEMKQYRSIFTFMVAYFFLNDAIATTIAMMAIYAKTIVGFSSGQFILLYLFSTVSSIIGSFLFGIISSKKGPYRSVHYVGLLLVIALIMGTISTAEWQFWVAGSLFGVALGAMWVTSRALIVELTPEEKRGQFFGLFAFSGKISAIIGPLIYGSITLVFASYGNIASRLALSSLLIMALIGLWVHRFVKREATE